From Camelus dromedarius isolate mCamDro1 chromosome 23, mCamDro1.pat, whole genome shotgun sequence, a single genomic window includes:
- the PCP4L1 gene encoding Purkinje cell protein 4-like protein 1: MSELNTKTSPATNQAPGPEEKGKAGNAKKAEEEEEIDIDLTAPETEKAALAIQGKFRRFQKRKKDPSS; this comes from the exons cTTAACACCAAAACATCCCCAGCAACCAACCAGGCACCTGGCCCAGAAGAAAAAG GGAAAGCTGGCAATGCCAagaaggctgaggaggaggaggagattgACATTGATCTGACGGCACCAGAAACAGAGAAGGCTGCCCTTGCCATTCAGGGCAAGTTCCGGCGAttccagaaaaggaagaaggatcCCAGCTCCTGA
- the MPZ gene encoding myelin protein P0, whose translation MAPGAPSSSPSPVLAALLFSSLVLFPAQAIVVYTDREVHGAVGSQVTLHCSFWSSEWVSDDISFTWRYQPEGGRDAISIFHYAKGQPYIDEVGTFKERIQWVGDPYWKDGSIVIHNLDYSDNGTFTCDVKNPPDIVGKTSQVTLYVFEKVPTRYGVVLGAVIGGVLGIVLLSLLLFYLVRYCWLRRQAALQRRLSAMEKGKLHKPSKDSSKRGRQTPVLYAMLDHSRSTKAVSEKKTKGLGESRKDKK comes from the exons atGGCTCCTGGGGCTCCCTCGTCCAGCCCTAGTCCTGTCCTGGCTGCGCTACTCTTCTCCTCTTTGG TGCTCTTCCCGGCCCAGGCCATTGTGGTTTACACAGATAGGGAGGTCCACGGTGCTGTGGGCTCCCAGGTGACCTTGCATTGCTCCTTCTGGTCCAGCGAGTGGGTCTCAGATGACATCTCCTTCACCTGGCGCTACCAACCTGAAGGTGGCCGGGATGCCATCTCG ATCTTTCACTATGCCAAGGGACAACCCTACATCGATGAGGTGGGGACCTTCAAAGAGCGCATCCAGTGGGTAGGAGACCCTTACTGGAAGGATGGTTCCATTGTCATACACAACCTGGACTATAGCGACAACGGCACTTTCACCTGTGACGTCAAAAACCCACCAGACATAGTGGGCAAGACCTCTCAGGTCACACTCTATGTCTTTGAAAAAG TGCCTACTAGGTATGGGGTAGTGCTGGGAGCTGTGATCGGGGGTGTCTTGGGGATAGTGCTATTGTCGCTGCTGCTTTTCTACCTGGTTCGGTACTGCTGGCTACGCAGGCAGGCGGCCCTGCAGAGGAGGCTCAG tgccatggagaaggggAAATTGCACAAGCCTTCGAAGGACTCGTCGAAGCGCGGCCGGCAG ACGCCAGTGCTATATGCCATGCTGGACCACAGCAGAAGCACCAAAGCTGTCAGTGAGAAGAAGACTAAGGGGTTGGGGGAGTCTCGCAAGGATAAGAAATAG